The genomic interval TGACTCTCAGTTGATGTATCTAAAGGGAGCCTCTCTCAGCTTTCTGTTTGAGCATACATGGACTCTCTCAAGAGGTGAGGCAAACTAGCTGCAAGTCCTGCCACTGTTGGGTTgtgaaaatttgaaaaatctTCTAaaacagaaagatcttgaaaaatattatttatgaCCTAGGTTTTAATTTATTTGGTGGAACCATAACTCAATGGTAGGATTCACTTAACCATATAAATTATTCTTGTGCTCTATGTTTTCAGGGCAGCATGGGAGATATCTTCATATCCTTTTCACAActgatgaaaaaaatgttaaggAGCCACTGCCAGCCACACCATAGTTCTTGTTTACATTCAGTGTTGAAGTAGAGGAGTTTTAAATGTATTCAATACTGGTTGTTTGTATTTCCCTTGACTCTTTCCATATATTCTAGCGGATATTATGGAGAAATTGGCCAACTCTCTAATCAGGTAAAAAATGTAGACTATGGTATATTTATGTCGTTCTTGGTACAACTTTTtcactccccaccccccaagaTTTGTATggtagcttattttctgtttgttgGTAGGCCTGTGGTACATAACAATGTAAGATAGcttatttcttgtttttttggtAGGCCTGTGGTACATAACAATGTAAGATAGcttatttcttgtttttttggtAGGCCTGTGGTACATTACAATGTACGATAGCTTGGTAGCTTATTTCCTGTTTGTTGGTAGGCCTGTGGTATGGATAGCTTGGTAGCTTATTTCCTGTTTGTTGGTATGCCTGTGGTACATTACATTGTACGATAACTTATTTCCTGTTTGTTGGTAGGCCTGTGGTACATCACACAGTCTCTCTGGACGACGCGTGTAAAGCGCTTCAAAGCCTTCACAAGCAGAGGGTCGGCAAAGTCGTCGTTACCATGTAGATATCGTATTTTGTAGCCATATAAGAGAACTGACCGATTTCCAGGTAATTGGGGGTCCTGTGGAGATTGACCGCAAAAGCGAGGCGTTGACAGTCAGAATTTGTCTGATGACAGAAACTTTTTGTCCGTCTTTTTGCTGCCACAGGGTGGAACAGTACTATTAGTCGCCATTTTAATCAGATACCAGTGCAGGCAACAAGGACTTTGACAATACTACTAATCTTACTCATACTACTAATCTTACTAATACTACTAATCTTACTTATAATACAGAAATCATATATTTTGAgcctgcttttttttattttcaaggggAAACATTTACGCATGGCATGATGGGAAGGGTGATGATTGATTGTCGACCCTCCCCCCATGATGCACAGCGCCCGGAGCATCCTTGGGGCCCCAGGCTTTCGGTCTCCGCGTCGCCCTGGGTTCCATTTTAGCTGTGCGCCTTTATGGAATCGCGCACAAAGTGACATTGTAAtaacgtatttttttttacctttccCGTGGTCCTTTGCATACCTTTTACCCTTCCCATGATGCGACGCACGCGACGAGGCAGCCAGGCAAGTTTTCTTGTGCGCatctgggggaggggtggttgggGGTGAGGGATCGCGCACGAACGAACTTATTATAGACAGACCAGCGACTTCAGCTAGCAGTCTAGCAAGTACAGTATTGAATTAAGACACATGACTAAACAAGAAAGGCTTCTGCTAACAATGTTACACTTCTTACGTGCATCTCCAAGAATTCTGCTCTATTGTATCCCAGGGATCTTGCGAAAAAGTCAAAGAATTCATTATCGCACGTACCGGAAACTGTAACGTTGTTCCCCGGAAAATACCGCACCAATAAAAACACCAGTGTCAGGGCATGATACGATCAGCACAAATCTGCAGGGATGGGCTACGTGTCTATTTATGAAACCACAAGGAAGTTATATTGATCCAACGGAAAAACAATTCATCCGCTTGTTTTGCCGATAAATAAAACCGGAATGGATGGACTGAATGATGGATGGATGAAACGCGCGAAGTTTGCGTGCTTCGGCTTTCTCTGGGTGAAATTATTGAAAGGTTTTTCGCCTCGAGCGGTTTTTCAAACGGAAAGAATTAGTCGTAAACATTCAAGAAATGCAATAAGTTGGGAAAGAAGTTCTTGTTTTGCATCTGTGGTGTAGAGTGGTTCTACTTGTCAAGTTTTGTATTCAACGGGTGTTAAGGGATAAATATATAGATAGCGGACTATCTTTAAAATGTGATTAATAACACAAGAGAGATTTAACATTTATCCCCGAACAAGCCGACAATTGCCTAATAAAAGGATGCAATTTCCAGCCGCATAAATGTAAATACGCCTCGATATTTGTTTTAGGCCAAAATCCGTACTTTCTCACTAAGTATTATGATGGTATATTTGTTACGTGTTTTTAGTTCAAGCTAACACAGTAACTTGAATCTCGGTCCTTCTAATTAGAGGCAAATGTTCCTGTTTCAAACTGTTGAAATATTAAGATTCGCTTAGGCAAAAGTGttaaacataaataaataattcacATCGTGGTTTATGTCGACTAAATCAAATCAACGATATTGATATAATACGTAATATTCTCTCTACCTGATATTGGTTATATCCTTCGAAGTgtcaggctaaaaatcgaaGTCTGAAAATGTAAAACTTGTGCCAGTAATTTACCacaaattttgaatgaaactTTCGCTGAGTGTGAAGGTCGAACGCTTTAGtctgtcttttgttttctcttaAAGTTATCCGTGTTTTCTCGTACTTCAATATGTCAAGAAGCGAAACAAAATCGCACTTGACCTTTGAGGAATCGCTTTTTTACAGATTTCTTCTTAACTCTCATTGACAAACGTCCAGCGTAATAACGCCTGAAGCAACAATCGCTTAAAAATTGGATATGCAGAAAATGGGTTAAATTGTTAGTGTCTTACGAACTTAATGAGTTAAGGGACACTTATTAAGCTAGGGACTCCATTAAACTTATGCTTTGTTCGCGAAATTTTCATAAATAGCTCGCTTGCTTTCCGACACAAAAGCAGTCACTATAGAGCTATCAACGCAAAGCAGATAATTTTATGAGTTAACCCCAAGTCAAGGCAGATTTTCTACGCAGACCAATTAGGAAATACTAGAAAAGTTAACTAATCATTTCGTCAAATTTTTCAGCGTCAGAATTTATGAAGTTGAAGGGGAAACTAATTTCAGCGTGGTCACAGAAAGATGGCTGTGACAAAGAGCAGGGTTTGTGTCATCAACTTTTCAATTAACCCTAATCTGCGAGCAGGGCCGGCTTCTTTTAATCTAGCAAGATGTGTTTTGATTGGCCAAAAGGCGAACAGCTAATGAGCCGACCAATCAATGTTCAGAAATCTCAAAGACGTTATTGACACATATGACAGTTTTATTAGAGATTGGTTTCCCATTCATGAAAATTAGATCGTGTCGGTCGGGTAGCGTAACAACAATCAGCGACTGCAGTCGGGGCTGGCTTTTTTGGGTTCACAGAGACCACAAAGAGAGACAGTGAAAACACGACAAAGGAGACGCTGTGAAAGTTATTTGTATTATCGGCGGGGTTCTCGAAGTTTAAGTCTAGTGTTACAGGCACTGTGACTGAAGAGATATGGGGGCTAAGCGTTTAGCTCTAATCCTCTTGCTGTTTATCACCGTGAGTGCTATGGTGTATGGACAGCGATCAGAAGTACCTAACAGCAAATGCACTCCGATAACTATCCCTCTTTGCATGGGGATCGGTTACAACGCGACGCGCTTTCCGAACTTCCTAGCGCAAGAAAGCCAAGAGGAAGCCGCGAAAAGGATTCACGAATTCAAACCCTTGATTGCGGTGAATTGCGCGCCTCTTCTACGCTTTTTTCTGTGTTCGGTTTTCGTTCCGATGTGCACGAAGGAAGTGAACGTCCCTATCTACGCGTGCCGGTCTATGTGTGAGTCAGCGCGCGATGGTTGTTCGCCGATGATGCAGCGTTTTGGCTTCAACTGGCCGGATACTTTGGACTGCGATAGACTCGCGAAGAAGGGCGACCCACGAGCTAAGAGTGACCCAACAAAGTTATGCATGGCGGCGCCAAACATCAAACAAACGGCGCCTTTAAACGAAAGCGATATTTGGAGCAACTTCGAGTCCCTGGGCCCTGAATTCAAAAAAATGTTCAAGAACCTTGCGGGTAAAATCCCGAAGAAGGAAAAGGACAAAGATACAAATGAACCCCCTACTGGCAAGTATGATATCGACCTTAATGGGGGGTCACTGGACAACCTTAACAAATCGACAATAGAAGCCCTTGCACTGCAAGCGTGTAGAAACAACACAGGTCCTCTTCGATACAAATACACCTATGTCGAGAAGTACGATCAGTGCGTCCCCCAATGTAAAAGCGACCTGATGTTTTCATCCAACAACAAACGGTTCGCCAATGTGTGGATATCCGTATGGTCGGTGTTGTGCTTTATTTCAACTGCTGTTACGGTGCTTACGTTCGTCATCGATACTTCTCGCTTCAAGTACCCCGAGAGACCTATCATATTCTTGTCTCTCTGCTATAATTTGTACTCGTTAGGCTACATCGTGCGCGTGACGGCCGGTCGTAACGAAGTCATCTGCGACGAGACCGAGAGTTTTGTCATCCGCGCTGGGATGAACATAGCGGACCATGCATGCTGCTCGGTCGTGTTTCTTTTGTTGTATTATTTCGGCATGGCATCGGCGGTATGGTGGGTTGTGCTGACATTCACGTGGTTCCTAGCAGCGGGAAGAAAATGGGGGCAAGAAGCGATTGAGCGAAAGGCCACGTACTTTCACGCCGTGGCTTGGACAGTACCAGCAATACAGACTATAATGGCGTTGATAATGCGAAAAGTCGACGCGGATGAACTGACAGGTCTTTGCTATGTGGGAAACATGGATTACGAGAATCTAGCAAACTACGTGCTAACACCACTCTGCCTGTATCTTCTCGTAGGGACCTTTTTCCTTCTAGCAGGATTTGTTTCGCTATTTCGTATCCGCACCGTGTTGAAAAA from Nematostella vectensis chromosome 14, jaNemVect1.1, whole genome shotgun sequence carries:
- the LOC5510155 gene encoding frizzled-9 — encoded protein: MGAKRLALILLLFITVSAMVYGQRSEVPNSKCTPITIPLCMGIGYNATRFPNFLAQESQEEAAKRIHEFKPLIAVNCAPLLRFFLCSVFVPMCTKEVNVPIYACRSMCESARDGCSPMMQRFGFNWPDTLDCDRLAKKGDPRAKSDPTKLCMAAPNIKQTAPLNESDIWSNFESLGPEFKKMFKNLAGKIPKKEKDKDTNEPPTGKYDIDLNGGSLDNLNKSTIEALALQACRNNTGPLRYKYTYVEKYDQCVPQCKSDLMFSSNNKRFANVWISVWSVLCFISTAVTVLTFVIDTSRFKYPERPIIFLSLCYNLYSLGYIVRVTAGRNEVICDETESFVIRAGMNIADHACCSVVFLLLYYFGMASAVWWVVLTFTWFLAAGRKWGQEAIERKATYFHAVAWTVPAIQTIMALIMRKVDADELTGLCYVGNMDYENLANYVLTPLCLYLLVGTFFLLAGFVSLFRIRTVLKNKETNTDKLEKLIVRIGVFSVLYTIPVSAVIACSFYEYNNMDVWKVRAPFNTYICRGDQACLENYGPSIEVFIVKYFMLLIIGITSNMWIWSTKTFKSWRKFYSKRKGGEAKKKVDYSAGSAPPKNSLQVHMPPPSVQPVYHHTSAFAPIAPSPATRSVGSSPAPNSLTYSKNSGLNPMVTV